Proteins encoded in a region of the Acipenser ruthenus chromosome 11, fAciRut3.2 maternal haplotype, whole genome shotgun sequence genome:
- the LOC117426626 gene encoding nck-associated protein 5-like isoform X5 — translation MLSLQQQLSRMEETVRNLLQNQGALDQTAADTVDIMKVYKGKLSEGVRKPKEVVEDLNLAAEVDCPSEGSGNEEEKDKTTLLLERLRALEAENSALTMENETQREQYEHCLDEVANQVVQALLTQKDLREECLKLRTRVFDLEQQNRTLSVLFQQRVRPASDLLLQKLHSRIIDLSAGDLLSEPERRKSFMQLRTTETDIHESQQNVKSEIPVFKCQSQLGLTVPTQLYPRSSCSSSELSLSSACSEYSSGSYTWNDGKSCSKRSSLNWEKRVSIGSSATSVSSPAEEQLPTRKKESHILEGLKKLQKRTSMEPPSLISKWGYKDCMNSNEGIYSPGIKCVGLGGPKSQLPSKPIGMCMSREQGKKIAYDSDSHDDADDESTNTPTLPYDLPSKDCRTFYKKLTHSVSDSLFSWGHSGKSMMGRKPSYFNSERPEKLTRFINGLLVSEKTCTSFKPPVLKFKASPIDLDCALQLSEIDDVEDLHVESGDDTSSAVNRLAEKQVNGGSTSLSNEFDKLLLPQCEKDLSRSSQLDSRPKTFNVMKQNKVVRKTSSEECITVIFDVEDREPIELSSHQTGVVSVTRNEISVNQQQTISTAEYTELIPQGMANCQKGSNARNYSVLESPQNKAEQQPDNMAKKNVIISSVCTDTPSPERLLSHIPQQPKLIKPAYNNAHKLNYVPSMQTASSQRTNLTKIPSSGKWSPQKVSKASASETSNNNGTSSSSFQEKSPSSPPVKLSRFIKSPGGGCNQSPKAESVVLKHNAQPQQSSKIPCRNDWGKGSNTGVPGSPLLPRRHMEPVDYGEPPTRDRHCDPGQAEFRSPSPPPPPGRSTSLLIRPNYEHTPPLALKPRTHLSTSNASRGGSAALLHLHHQPPQLDVQHQSPQMMQDTAELDVGHCAEPAPQKLVVNVTQQLQSSPGAHQTPTKGSPKRVSVKMYRPSSTSGHAQGANEPIAKSSKKMSCFYNPQKGSSLQSTFTSKKVLSCGNGLPLQYKTSSSLPISLQGHSQSTIKPHGTQGHGSQVTPMSPSAENSLQNTEEKVVKTRIPIGLKVLVKSPPVLRKSITVPGKQEKDNINTASKGTVTSNNFRQCDASQGTRCFEMVTAKSDQDIRSDIQESYLNKETLSPVLNDSESPVADKADGESRLFKRSISVTNKPHLKPALGMNGAKARSQSFSAHTGDKTCTSVTEGPGKIRTQIITNTTGRGSSLPGQNSSIEGFQLTPGSRPSESPSRSPMGVDHSYTRQSSYGSMSSSSSHQGSPSKVASRTTPKADGPRNGSKYEGKKSPPHKESRSLPLADRFDSVSPSHFLPEQASESIGSRLLNPSQIEIIRPAKKSDNPTKGPEVPEKLSPSVSTIEEKVMMGIQENMQKGQEKEKSQVTETKLKTGSSLASWFGFRRSKLPALSSKKAETSKAKEEKKEVKIGSVLGNKQLKSDKKKDKKNEQCKDSQGHTTKPENNDKVVSIMDHCNSKIGPPMKQLQPSTTKDQFMKELLNRVDKTENGSNHVSYRSVLKSSSLDSSLPTISISTQGNHKKNSEMKADMEMHNETVTKIVTQKINIMADDDEETIPEPSCQDHMLGSSCQMRTLDSGIGTFPLPDSVTRATGRHLPKSQSNPEKVETVSPEPDEILPQTSLPKAKTLEREVPSTSETCQQQPGAVCHSLSDPTMAVTAGHTLQSRLPMPTTSGIMKPKGVCVKKLNPVSAKSPDSHEKQAEKRKNSQDQSSLQTDRTLLESTYSASSSDSETESEYESNEIGTGQEVLLDQMKNNTQVDQDEHAVKKSCIVSPMSIMDFYQHKVYVHYGKEGHKDMSQYSLVHNQSITEGKAGDIQTKLKQVEEKKEEPKMSGFAKISLESLNKLNSNSGPFLEKEKKSLNKAEGKKADDAGNEEACSSCSVKPGVDNLESLSDSLYDSFSSCASQGSSDI, via the exons AAACTCCACTCGCGCATCATAGACCTGTCGGCTGGGGACCTGCTCTCTGAGCCTGAGAGGAGGAAAAGCTTCATGCAGTTACGAACCACAGAAACTGACATTCAT GAGTCTCAACAGAATGTAAAATCTGAAATACCTGTCTTCAAATGCCAGAGTCAATTAGGTTTGACAGTACCAACACAACTGTACCCccgcagcagctgcagcagcagtgaACTCTCCCTGTCGAGTGCCTGCAGCGAATATTCCAGTGGCTCCTACACTTGGAATGATGGCAAATCGTGCAGCAAAAGG TCATCACTGAACTGGGAAAAAAGAGTGagcattggctcctcagccaccAGCGTTTCCAGCCCTGCCGAGGAACAGCTGCCCACCAGAAAGAAGGAAAGCCACATCCTGGAAGGATTGAAAAAGCTCCAAAAGAGGACGTCGATGGAGCCACCTTCGCTCATATCCAAATGGGGATACAAGGACTGCATGAACTCCAACGAAGGGATATACTCACCCGGTATAAAGTGTGTGGGTCTCGGTGGCCCTAAGTCCCAGCTTCCAAGCAAACCTATAGGAATGTGCATGAGCCGTGAGCAGGGAAAAAAAATTGCCTATGACTCTGATTCTCATGATGACGCAGATGACGAATCTACAAATACACCCACCCTACCCTACGATTTGCCAAGTAAGGACTGTAGGACGTTCTATAAAAAGTTAACACACAGTGTTTCTGATAGCCTGTTCAGCTGGGGGCACAGTGGAAAATCAATGATGGGGAGGAAGCCTTCCTATTTCAACTCGGAGCGACCTGAAAAATTAACACGCTTTATCAATGGCCTTCTTGTGAGTGAGAAAACATGTACAAGCTTCAAGCCCCCAGTGTTGAAGTTTAAAGCCAGTCCTATAGACTTAGATTGTGCACTCCAGCTTTCTGAGATTGATGATGTGGAGGACTTGCATGTGGAAAGTGGGGACGATACAAGCAGTGCAGTCAACCGACTAGCTGAGAAACAAGTCAATGGCGGCTCCACCAGTCTTTCAAACGAGTTTGACAAACTTCTCCTTCCGCAATGTGAAAAAGATCTCAGTCGTTCTTCACAACTAGACAGTAGGCCAAAGACTTTTAATGTGATGAAGCAGAATAAGGTGGTAAGAAAGACCTCATCTGAAGAATGTATCACTGTAATATTTGATGTGGAAGACAGGGAGCCTATTGAGCTCAGTTCACACCAGACAGGAGTCGTCTCTGTGACTAGAAATGAGATTTCTGTGAACCAGCAGCAGACCATATCCACTGCCGAATATACTGAGCTCATACCTCAGGGAATGGCTAATTGTCAGAAAGGAAGCAATGCGAGGAACTACTCAGTCCTAGAATCCCCACAAAACAAAGCTGAACAGCAGCCTGACAATATGGCaaagaaaaatgttattatttcgAGTGTATGCACTGACACCCCAAGCCCTGAAAGACTGCTGTCACACATTCCTCAGCAGCCAAAATTAATAAAGCCAGCTTATAATAATGCTCACAAACTTAATTATGTACCTTCTATGCAGACAGCTTCCTCTCAAAGGACAAATTTGACCAAAATACCAAGCAGTGGCAAATGGTCGCCACAAAAGGTCTCTAAGGCATCTGCGAGTGAAACCAGCAATAACAATGGGACCTCCAGTTCTTCATTTCAAGAAAAGTCACCATCCTCTCCTCCAGTTAAGCTATCAAGGTTCATAAAATCTCCTGGGGGTGGTTGTAACCAGAGCCCAAAGGCAGAATCGGTAGTTTTAAAGCACAATGCACAACCACAACAGAGCTCCAAGATTCCCTGTAGGAATGACTGGGGAAAGGGCTCTAACACTGGAGTACCAGGTTCTCCTCTGTTGCCTAGGCGACACATGGAACCTGTTGATTACGGGGAGCCTCCAACCAGAGACAGGCACTGTGATCCTGGACAAGCTGAATTCAggtctccctccccccctccaccaCCAGGCAGATCTACTTCCTTACTGATAAGACCGAACTATGAACACACCCCCCCTCTAGCACTTAAACCTAGAACCCACCTCAGTACTTCAAACGCTTCAAGAGGAGGGTCTGCTGCATTGTTGCATCTTCACCATCAGCCGCCCCAACTTGATGTTCAGCATCAAAGCCCTCAGATGATGCAAGATACAGCAGAATTAGATGTAGGTCATTGTGCTGAGCCAGCCCCACAGAAATTGGTAGTTAATGTCACCCAGCAGCTCCAAAGTTCTCCCGGAGCCCATCAGACCCCAACAAAAGGTTCTCCTAAAAGGGTTTCTGTGAAAATGTATCGCCCTTCTTCCACTTCTGGCCATGCTCAGGGTGCCAATGAACCTATAGCAAAGAGCTCTAAAAAAATGTCCTGTTTTTACAATCCTCAGAAAGGTTCCTCACTACAAAGCACATTTACCAGTAAGAAGGTGCTTTCCTGTGGGAATGGGTTACCTCTGCAATACAAAACATCTAGCAGCTTGCCAATATCATTACAGGGTCACTCACAAAGTACTATTAAGCCACATGGGACTCAGGGACATGGTTCCCAAGTGACACCAATGTCACCTAGTGCTGAAAACAGTCTTCAGAACACTGAAGAAAAAGTTGTAAAGACACGTATTCCCATTGGGCTTAAAGTCCTTGTTAAATCTCCACCAGTGCTACGGAAAAGCATAACAGTGCCTGGTAAGCAGGAAAAAGATAATATTAATACAGCTTCCAAAGGAACAGTGACGTCAAACAATTTTAGGCAGTGTGATGCATCGCAGGGAACGAGATGTTTTGAAATGGTGACTGCAAAATCTGATCAGGATATTAGGAGTGATATTCAGGAAAGTTATTTGAACAAAGAAACACTATCACCAGTATTGAATGACAGTGAGAGTCCTGTTGCAGACAAAGCAGATGGAGAAAGTAGACTGTTCAAAAGGTCAATTTCAGTGACGAATAAGCCCCATTTAAAGCCTGCCCTGGGAATGAATGGAGCAAAAGCCCGCAGCCAGAGTTTTAGCGCACACACTGGGGATAAAACATGCACCAGTGTGACAGAAGGGCCTGGTAAGATACGTACTCAGATCATAACAAACACAACCGGAAGGGGGAGCTCCTTACCAGGACAGAACTCTTCCATTGAAGGGTTTCAGCTGACACCTGGAAGCCGTCCTAGCGAAAGCCCTTCTCGTTCTCCAATGGGAGTTGACCATTCCTACACCAGGCAAAGCTCTTATGGAAGCATGAGTAGTTCAAGCAGCCACCAAGGTAGCCCAAGCAAAGTTGCTAGTAGAACTACCCCCAAAGCAGATGGTCCTCGAAACGGGTCTAAGTATGAGGGCAAGAAGTCACCACCTCACAAAGAATCACGTAGTCTACCTCTAGCCGACAGGTTTGATTCTGTCTCACCGTCTCATTTCTTACCGGAGCAGGCATCCGAAAGTATTGGTAGCAGGTTGCTAAACCCTAGCCAAATTGAGATAATAAGACCAGCAAAAAAGTCGGACAACCCCACAAAAGGGCCGGAGGTACCGGAAAAACTCAGTCCTTCGGTATCCACGATAGAAGAGAAAGTTATGATGGGCATTCAAGAGAACATGCAGAAAGGTCAAGAGAAGGAAAAGTCGCAGGTCACAGAGACAAAACTAAAAACGGGTTCTTCATTGGCCAGCTGGTTTGGTTTCCGCAGAAGTAAGCTCCCTGCACTAAGTAGCAAAAAAGCTGAAACCTCCAAAGCAAAAGAAGAGAAGAAAGAAGTCAAGATTGGATCAGTACTGGGGAACAAGCAGCTGAAGTCAGACAAAAAGAAAGATAAGAAAAATGAGCAGTGCAAAGATAGTCAAGGGCATACAACAAAACCAGAGAATAATGATAAAGTGGTTTCAATCATGGATCATTGCAATAGTAAGATAGGTCCACCAATGAAACAGCTTCAGCCTTCTACAACCAAAGACCAATTTATGAAGGAGCTACTGAACAG GGTTGATAAGACAGAAAATGGATCAAATCACGTTTCCTACAGGAGTGTGTTGAAGAGCAGCTCCCTGGACTCATCTCTTCCAACCATCTCTATCAGCACCCAAGGGAACCACAAGAAAAACAGTGAAATGAAGGCAGATATGGAAATGCACAATGAAACTGTG accAAGATTGTGACACAGAAGATCAACATTATGGCAGATGATGATGAAGAGACCATCCCCGAACCTTCTTGTCAAGATCATATGCTAG GATCAAGCTGCCAGATGAGAACCCTCGACAGCGGGATAGGAACTTTCCCCCTCCCTGACTCGGTCACCAGGGCGACCGGAAGACATCTCCCCAAATCCCAATCCAACCCTGAGAAGGTGGAAACTGTCTCCCCAGAGCCAGATGAAATCCTGCCCCAAACCTCTCTACCAAAGGCCAAAACCCTGGAACGAGAAGTGCCTTCCACATCTGAGACTTGCCAACAACAGCCAGGTGCGGTTTGTCACTCACTGTCTGACCCTACCATGGCTGTCACAGCTGGGCATACTCTTCAGAGCCGGCTTCCCATGCCAACCACCTCAG GCATAATGAAACCCAAAGGAGTGTGTGTAAAGAAGCTGAACCCAGTCTCTGCCAAGTCTCCTGACAGCCACGAGAAGCAGGCTGAGAAGAGGAAGAACAGTCAGGACCAGAGCAGTCTTCAAACT GACAGAACGCTACTGGAGAGCACATATTCAGCCAGCAGCAGTGATAGTGAAACTGAGTCTGAGTATGAATCAAACGAGATTGGAACTGGTCAGGAAGTGCTTTTAGaccaaatgaaaaacaacacGCAAG TTGATCAAGATGAACATGCTGTGAAGAAGAGTTGTATTGTGAGCCCCATGTCTATTATGGATTTCTACCAACATAAGGTGTACGTCCATTATGGAAAGGAGGGGCACAAGGACATGTCACAGTACAGCCTTGTACACAACCAATCTATTACTGAAGGAAAGGCTGGAGACATTCAAACT aaaTTGAAACAAGtagaagagaagaaggaagaACCTAAGATGTCTGGCTTCGCTAAAATCTCCCTCGAGTCTCTTAATAAACTCAACAGCAACAGCGGCCCTTTcctggagaaggagaagaagagccTGAACAAGGCTGAAGGGAAGAAAGCAGATGATGCTGGGAATGAAGAAGCCTGTTCTAGTTGTTCTGTTAAACCTGGTGTGGACAATCTGGAATCATTAAGTGATTCCTTATATGACAGCTTCTCCTCTTGTGCCAGCCAAGGCTCCAGTGACATATAG
- the LOC117426626 gene encoding nck-associated protein 5-like isoform X6: MEETVRNLLQNQGALDQTAADTVDIMKVYKGKLSEGVRKPKEVVEDLNLAAEVDCPSEGSGNEEEKDKTTLLLERLRALEAENSALTMENETQREQYEHCLDEVANQVVQALLTQKDLREECLKLRTRVFDLEQQNRTLSVLFQQRVRPASDLLLQKLHSRIIDLSAGDLLSEPERRKSFMQLRTTETDIHESQQNVKSEIPVFKCQSQLGLTVPTQLYPRSSCSSSELSLSSACSEYSSGSYTWNDGKSCSKRSSLNWEKRVSIGSSATSVSSPAEEQLPTRKKESHILEGLKKLQKRTSMEPPSLISKWGYKDCMNSNEGIYSPGIKCVGLGGPKSQLPSKPIGMCMSREQGKKIAYDSDSHDDADDESTNTPTLPYDLPSKDCRTFYKKLTHSVSDSLFSWGHSGKSMMGRKPSYFNSERPEKLTRFINGLLVSEKTCTSFKPPVLKFKASPIDLDCALQLSEIDDVEDLHVESGDDTSSAVNRLAEKQVNGGSTSLSNEFDKLLLPQCEKDLSRSSQLDSRPKTFNVMKQNKVVRKTSSEECITVIFDVEDREPIELSSHQTGVVSVTRNEISVNQQQTISTAEYTELIPQGMANCQKGSNARNYSVLESPQNKAEQQPDNMAKKNVIISSVCTDTPSPERLLSHIPQQPKLIKPAYNNAHKLNYVPSMQTASSQRTNLTKIPSSGKWSPQKVSKASASETSNNNGTSSSSFQEKSPSSPPVKLSRFIKSPGGGCNQSPKAESVVLKHNAQPQQSSKIPCRNDWGKGSNTGVPGSPLLPRRHMEPVDYGEPPTRDRHCDPGQAEFRSPSPPPPPGRSTSLLIRPNYEHTPPLALKPRTHLSTSNASRGGSAALLHLHHQPPQLDVQHQSPQMMQDTAELDVGHCAEPAPQKLVVNVTQQLQSSPGAHQTPTKGSPKRVSVKMYRPSSTSGHAQGANEPIAKSSKKMSCFYNPQKGSSLQSTFTSKKVLSCGNGLPLQYKTSSSLPISLQGHSQSTIKPHGTQGHGSQVTPMSPSAENSLQNTEEKVVKTRIPIGLKVLVKSPPVLRKSITVPGKQEKDNINTASKGTVTSNNFRQCDASQGTRCFEMVTAKSDQDIRSDIQESYLNKETLSPVLNDSESPVADKADGESRLFKRSISVTNKPHLKPALGMNGAKARSQSFSAHTGDKTCTSVTEGPGKIRTQIITNTTGRGSSLPGQNSSIEGFQLTPGSRPSESPSRSPMGVDHSYTRQSSYGSMSSSSSHQGSPSKVASRTTPKADGPRNGSKYEGKKSPPHKESRSLPLADRFDSVSPSHFLPEQASESIGSRLLNPSQIEIIRPAKKSDNPTKGPEVPEKLSPSVSTIEEKVMMGIQENMQKGQEKEKSQVTETKLKTGSSLASWFGFRRSKLPALSSKKAETSKAKEEKKEVKIGSVLGNKQLKSDKKKDKKNEQCKDSQGHTTKPENNDKVVSIMDHCNSKIGPPMKQLQPSTTKDQFMKELLNRVDKTENGSNHVSYRSVLKSSSLDSSLPTISISTQGNHKKNSEMKADMEMHNETVTKIVTQKINIMADDDEETIPEPSCQDHMLGSSCQMRTLDSGIGTFPLPDSVTRATGRHLPKSQSNPEKVETVSPEPDEILPQTSLPKAKTLEREVPSTSETCQQQPGAVCHSLSDPTMAVTAGHTLQSRLPMPTTSGIMKPKGVCVKKLNPVSAKSPDSHEKQAEKRKNSQDQSSLQTDRTLLESTYSASSSDSETESEYESNEIGTGQEVLLDQMKNNTQVDQDEHAVKKSCIVSPMSIMDFYQHKVYVHYGKEGHKDMSQYSLVHNQSITEGKAGDIQTKLKQVEEKKEEPKMSGFAKISLESLNKLNSNSGPFLEKEKKSLNKAEGKKADDAGNEEACSSCSVKPGVDNLESLSDSLYDSFSSCASQGSSDI, encoded by the exons AAACTCCACTCGCGCATCATAGACCTGTCGGCTGGGGACCTGCTCTCTGAGCCTGAGAGGAGGAAAAGCTTCATGCAGTTACGAACCACAGAAACTGACATTCAT GAGTCTCAACAGAATGTAAAATCTGAAATACCTGTCTTCAAATGCCAGAGTCAATTAGGTTTGACAGTACCAACACAACTGTACCCccgcagcagctgcagcagcagtgaACTCTCCCTGTCGAGTGCCTGCAGCGAATATTCCAGTGGCTCCTACACTTGGAATGATGGCAAATCGTGCAGCAAAAGG TCATCACTGAACTGGGAAAAAAGAGTGagcattggctcctcagccaccAGCGTTTCCAGCCCTGCCGAGGAACAGCTGCCCACCAGAAAGAAGGAAAGCCACATCCTGGAAGGATTGAAAAAGCTCCAAAAGAGGACGTCGATGGAGCCACCTTCGCTCATATCCAAATGGGGATACAAGGACTGCATGAACTCCAACGAAGGGATATACTCACCCGGTATAAAGTGTGTGGGTCTCGGTGGCCCTAAGTCCCAGCTTCCAAGCAAACCTATAGGAATGTGCATGAGCCGTGAGCAGGGAAAAAAAATTGCCTATGACTCTGATTCTCATGATGACGCAGATGACGAATCTACAAATACACCCACCCTACCCTACGATTTGCCAAGTAAGGACTGTAGGACGTTCTATAAAAAGTTAACACACAGTGTTTCTGATAGCCTGTTCAGCTGGGGGCACAGTGGAAAATCAATGATGGGGAGGAAGCCTTCCTATTTCAACTCGGAGCGACCTGAAAAATTAACACGCTTTATCAATGGCCTTCTTGTGAGTGAGAAAACATGTACAAGCTTCAAGCCCCCAGTGTTGAAGTTTAAAGCCAGTCCTATAGACTTAGATTGTGCACTCCAGCTTTCTGAGATTGATGATGTGGAGGACTTGCATGTGGAAAGTGGGGACGATACAAGCAGTGCAGTCAACCGACTAGCTGAGAAACAAGTCAATGGCGGCTCCACCAGTCTTTCAAACGAGTTTGACAAACTTCTCCTTCCGCAATGTGAAAAAGATCTCAGTCGTTCTTCACAACTAGACAGTAGGCCAAAGACTTTTAATGTGATGAAGCAGAATAAGGTGGTAAGAAAGACCTCATCTGAAGAATGTATCACTGTAATATTTGATGTGGAAGACAGGGAGCCTATTGAGCTCAGTTCACACCAGACAGGAGTCGTCTCTGTGACTAGAAATGAGATTTCTGTGAACCAGCAGCAGACCATATCCACTGCCGAATATACTGAGCTCATACCTCAGGGAATGGCTAATTGTCAGAAAGGAAGCAATGCGAGGAACTACTCAGTCCTAGAATCCCCACAAAACAAAGCTGAACAGCAGCCTGACAATATGGCaaagaaaaatgttattatttcgAGTGTATGCACTGACACCCCAAGCCCTGAAAGACTGCTGTCACACATTCCTCAGCAGCCAAAATTAATAAAGCCAGCTTATAATAATGCTCACAAACTTAATTATGTACCTTCTATGCAGACAGCTTCCTCTCAAAGGACAAATTTGACCAAAATACCAAGCAGTGGCAAATGGTCGCCACAAAAGGTCTCTAAGGCATCTGCGAGTGAAACCAGCAATAACAATGGGACCTCCAGTTCTTCATTTCAAGAAAAGTCACCATCCTCTCCTCCAGTTAAGCTATCAAGGTTCATAAAATCTCCTGGGGGTGGTTGTAACCAGAGCCCAAAGGCAGAATCGGTAGTTTTAAAGCACAATGCACAACCACAACAGAGCTCCAAGATTCCCTGTAGGAATGACTGGGGAAAGGGCTCTAACACTGGAGTACCAGGTTCTCCTCTGTTGCCTAGGCGACACATGGAACCTGTTGATTACGGGGAGCCTCCAACCAGAGACAGGCACTGTGATCCTGGACAAGCTGAATTCAggtctccctccccccctccaccaCCAGGCAGATCTACTTCCTTACTGATAAGACCGAACTATGAACACACCCCCCCTCTAGCACTTAAACCTAGAACCCACCTCAGTACTTCAAACGCTTCAAGAGGAGGGTCTGCTGCATTGTTGCATCTTCACCATCAGCCGCCCCAACTTGATGTTCAGCATCAAAGCCCTCAGATGATGCAAGATACAGCAGAATTAGATGTAGGTCATTGTGCTGAGCCAGCCCCACAGAAATTGGTAGTTAATGTCACCCAGCAGCTCCAAAGTTCTCCCGGAGCCCATCAGACCCCAACAAAAGGTTCTCCTAAAAGGGTTTCTGTGAAAATGTATCGCCCTTCTTCCACTTCTGGCCATGCTCAGGGTGCCAATGAACCTATAGCAAAGAGCTCTAAAAAAATGTCCTGTTTTTACAATCCTCAGAAAGGTTCCTCACTACAAAGCACATTTACCAGTAAGAAGGTGCTTTCCTGTGGGAATGGGTTACCTCTGCAATACAAAACATCTAGCAGCTTGCCAATATCATTACAGGGTCACTCACAAAGTACTATTAAGCCACATGGGACTCAGGGACATGGTTCCCAAGTGACACCAATGTCACCTAGTGCTGAAAACAGTCTTCAGAACACTGAAGAAAAAGTTGTAAAGACACGTATTCCCATTGGGCTTAAAGTCCTTGTTAAATCTCCACCAGTGCTACGGAAAAGCATAACAGTGCCTGGTAAGCAGGAAAAAGATAATATTAATACAGCTTCCAAAGGAACAGTGACGTCAAACAATTTTAGGCAGTGTGATGCATCGCAGGGAACGAGATGTTTTGAAATGGTGACTGCAAAATCTGATCAGGATATTAGGAGTGATATTCAGGAAAGTTATTTGAACAAAGAAACACTATCACCAGTATTGAATGACAGTGAGAGTCCTGTTGCAGACAAAGCAGATGGAGAAAGTAGACTGTTCAAAAGGTCAATTTCAGTGACGAATAAGCCCCATTTAAAGCCTGCCCTGGGAATGAATGGAGCAAAAGCCCGCAGCCAGAGTTTTAGCGCACACACTGGGGATAAAACATGCACCAGTGTGACAGAAGGGCCTGGTAAGATACGTACTCAGATCATAACAAACACAACCGGAAGGGGGAGCTCCTTACCAGGACAGAACTCTTCCATTGAAGGGTTTCAGCTGACACCTGGAAGCCGTCCTAGCGAAAGCCCTTCTCGTTCTCCAATGGGAGTTGACCATTCCTACACCAGGCAAAGCTCTTATGGAAGCATGAGTAGTTCAAGCAGCCACCAAGGTAGCCCAAGCAAAGTTGCTAGTAGAACTACCCCCAAAGCAGATGGTCCTCGAAACGGGTCTAAGTATGAGGGCAAGAAGTCACCACCTCACAAAGAATCACGTAGTCTACCTCTAGCCGACAGGTTTGATTCTGTCTCACCGTCTCATTTCTTACCGGAGCAGGCATCCGAAAGTATTGGTAGCAGGTTGCTAAACCCTAGCCAAATTGAGATAATAAGACCAGCAAAAAAGTCGGACAACCCCACAAAAGGGCCGGAGGTACCGGAAAAACTCAGTCCTTCGGTATCCACGATAGAAGAGAAAGTTATGATGGGCATTCAAGAGAACATGCAGAAAGGTCAAGAGAAGGAAAAGTCGCAGGTCACAGAGACAAAACTAAAAACGGGTTCTTCATTGGCCAGCTGGTTTGGTTTCCGCAGAAGTAAGCTCCCTGCACTAAGTAGCAAAAAAGCTGAAACCTCCAAAGCAAAAGAAGAGAAGAAAGAAGTCAAGATTGGATCAGTACTGGGGAACAAGCAGCTGAAGTCAGACAAAAAGAAAGATAAGAAAAATGAGCAGTGCAAAGATAGTCAAGGGCATACAACAAAACCAGAGAATAATGATAAAGTGGTTTCAATCATGGATCATTGCAATAGTAAGATAGGTCCACCAATGAAACAGCTTCAGCCTTCTACAACCAAAGACCAATTTATGAAGGAGCTACTGAACAG GGTTGATAAGACAGAAAATGGATCAAATCACGTTTCCTACAGGAGTGTGTTGAAGAGCAGCTCCCTGGACTCATCTCTTCCAACCATCTCTATCAGCACCCAAGGGAACCACAAGAAAAACAGTGAAATGAAGGCAGATATGGAAATGCACAATGAAACTGTG accAAGATTGTGACACAGAAGATCAACATTATGGCAGATGATGATGAAGAGACCATCCCCGAACCTTCTTGTCAAGATCATATGCTAG GATCAAGCTGCCAGATGAGAACCCTCGACAGCGGGATAGGAACTTTCCCCCTCCCTGACTCGGTCACCAGGGCGACCGGAAGACATCTCCCCAAATCCCAATCCAACCCTGAGAAGGTGGAAACTGTCTCCCCAGAGCCAGATGAAATCCTGCCCCAAACCTCTCTACCAAAGGCCAAAACCCTGGAACGAGAAGTGCCTTCCACATCTGAGACTTGCCAACAACAGCCAGGTGCGGTTTGTCACTCACTGTCTGACCCTACCATGGCTGTCACAGCTGGGCATACTCTTCAGAGCCGGCTTCCCATGCCAACCACCTCAG GCATAATGAAACCCAAAGGAGTGTGTGTAAAGAAGCTGAACCCAGTCTCTGCCAAGTCTCCTGACAGCCACGAGAAGCAGGCTGAGAAGAGGAAGAACAGTCAGGACCAGAGCAGTCTTCAAACT GACAGAACGCTACTGGAGAGCACATATTCAGCCAGCAGCAGTGATAGTGAAACTGAGTCTGAGTATGAATCAAACGAGATTGGAACTGGTCAGGAAGTGCTTTTAGaccaaatgaaaaacaacacGCAAG TTGATCAAGATGAACATGCTGTGAAGAAGAGTTGTATTGTGAGCCCCATGTCTATTATGGATTTCTACCAACATAAGGTGTACGTCCATTATGGAAAGGAGGGGCACAAGGACATGTCACAGTACAGCCTTGTACACAACCAATCTATTACTGAAGGAAAGGCTGGAGACATTCAAACT aaaTTGAAACAAGtagaagagaagaaggaagaACCTAAGATGTCTGGCTTCGCTAAAATCTCCCTCGAGTCTCTTAATAAACTCAACAGCAACAGCGGCCCTTTcctggagaaggagaagaagagccTGAACAAGGCTGAAGGGAAGAAAGCAGATGATGCTGGGAATGAAGAAGCCTGTTCTAGTTGTTCTGTTAAACCTGGTGTGGACAATCTGGAATCATTAAGTGATTCCTTATATGACAGCTTCTCCTCTTGTGCCAGCCAAGGCTCCAGTGACATATAG